One region of Solanum pennellii chromosome 6, SPENNV200 genomic DNA includes:
- the LOC107022529 gene encoding factor of DNA methylation 4-like, whose translation MSHRRSGESGSTNSEFEELQYNTYKDLRDENVKISRSGKYFKCPYCQDSSREYDSQELLRHSSHIGIDSRSASFRDKARHLGLFKYIDRYIHVDKNTSESSQTRCFELSGEGSQYAKSNPVEPSQVTEKSEGGGYFYPPAARTIEAVDRPVDGAEEPLRREKQDAENRVVLEPPPKSTKDGLQPQPLLASSKPAGISKTKDDLIVFPWMGIVANIPVEYKEGQRVGRSGTNLKKLWIEKGFNPLKVHPLWNYKGHTGYAIVEFQGDWSGFMNAIAFERAFELDGHGKRDWNSVRRPDSNLYAWIARGEDYNAGSSVGTYLRKHGDLKSVSGIQEENKRKDSRLLWTLTNELEMKNKECEEMEKKISRAEVFMDNVMSQKEEMVKNYNEEMEMMRHKAFHQLDDVIREHEKSKMQLEAQKQQLMQQELELRKREALNESEKRKLQLQKEMNERAILEQRNADEKMLQLAEDHKRVKEQLHKRIIELEANLDQKQALQLQIERLRGSMEVMRLMNEEGDVEAKKKLQSIQEEIKESEEELDSLETLNQALIIKERLTNDEVQEARKELIHGLRESRAFIGVKRMGELDGKPFHAAAKRKFNPKEAAEKAVEICSLWEDYLRDPNWHPYKIIQKGHTAEEIIDDDDEKLKELKAEYGDEVYQSVVTALNELNEHNPSGRYPVPALWHYKEKRTVSLNEGVKHIMKQWKAHKKKLR comes from the exons ATGTCTCATAGAAGATCAGGGGAAAGTGGCAGCACTAATTCAGAGTTTGAAGAGCTGCAGTATAATACCTACAAAGATTTAAGAGATGAAAACGTCAAAATTAGTCGTTCTGGGAAGTATTTCAAATGTCCATACTGTCAGGATTCAAGTAGAGAGTATGATTCACAAGAGCTTCTACGGCATTCTTCCCACATTGGTATAGATTCAAGAAGTGCTAGTTTTAGAGACAAGGCTAGACATCTGGGATTGTTCAAGTACATAGATAGGTACATACATGTAGACAAGAACACGTCTGAATCAAGTCAGACGAGATGTTTTGAGCTATCAGGGGAAGGTTCTCAATATGCCAAGAGTAATCCAGTAGAGCCATCTCAGGTCACTGAGAAGTCTGAAGGTGGAGGATATTTTTATCCGCCTGCTGCTAGGACCATTGAAGCAGTGGATAGACCTGTTGATGGTGCTGAAGAGCCCCTGAGAAGGGAAAAACAAGATGCGGAGAACAGAGTGGTACTCGAACCTCCTCCCAAAAGTACTAAAGATGGTCTGCAACCCCAACCTCTCCTAGCATCTAGTAAGCCTGCAGGTATCAGCAAGACCAAGGATGATCTAATAGTTTTTCCTTGGATGGGGATAGTAGCCAATATTCCTGTTGAATATAAGGAAGGGCAGCGTGTAGGTAGAAGTGGAACAAATCTAAAAAAGCTATGGATTGAGAAAGGGTTTAATCCACTGAAGGTTCATCCTTTGTGGAACTACAAGGGTCATACTGGATATGCCATTGTGGAATTTCAAGGGGATTGGTCGGGATTCATGAATGCTATAGCATTCGAAAGAGCATTCGAATTAGATGGACATGGGAAAAGAGATTGGAATTCAGTAAGACGTCCAGATAGTAATTTGTATGCTTGGATTGCACGTGGTGAAGACTACAACGCTGGGTCTTCCGTTGGTACTTATCTCCGTAAACATGGAGATCTTAAGTCAGTTTCTGGAATACAGGAAGAGAATAAGAGGAAAGATTCAAGGCTACTATGGACCTTGACCAACGAGTTAGAGATGAAGAACAAGGAGTGTGAAGAGATGGAGAAGAAAATAAGCAGAGcagaagtttttatggataaTGTGATGAGTCAAAAGGAGGAGATGGTCAAAAACTACAATGAAG AGATGGAGATGATGCGGCATAAAGCGTTCCATCAGCTCGATGATGTTATACGTGAGCATGAGAAAAGCAAAATGCAACTTGAagctcaaaaacaacaattgaTGCAACAAGAACTGGAATTGAGAAAACGTGAAGCACTGAATGAGAGTGAGAAGAGAAAGCTTCAGCTCCAGAAAGAGATG AATGAAAGGGCAATATTGGAGCAGAGAAATGCAGATGAGAAAATGCTGCAATTGGCTGAAGATCATAAG AGAGTAAAGGAACAACTTcataaaagaataattgaaCTGGAAGCGAACCTTGATCAGAAGCAAGCACTACAGTTGCAGATTGAGCGCTTAAGAGGTTCAATGGAAGTGATGCGACTCATGAATGAGGAAGGCGACGTCGAAGCTAAGAAGAAACTGCAGTCAATTCAAGAAGAAATCAAGGAGAGTGAAGAAGAACTTGATAGCTTGGAAACACTGAATCAAGCTCTAATTATAAAGGAAAGACTTACAAATGATGAGGTGCAGGAAGCCCGTAAAGAATTAATCCAT GGTTTAAGGGAGAGCCGTGCTTTTATCGGTGTCAAGAGAATGGGGGAACTTGATGGGAAGCCATTCCATGCTGCTgccaaaagaaaatttaatccTAAAGAAGCAGCAGAGAAAGCAGTGGAGATATGTTCGTTGTGGGAGGATTACCTGAGGGATCCAAACTGGCATCCTTATAAGATTATCCAAAAGGGTCATACTGCTGAG GAAataattgatgatgatgatgagaaaTTGAAAGAACTAAAGGCCGAATATGGTGATGAAGTTTATCAATCTGTTGTAACTGCGTTAAACGAGTTGAATGAGCATAACCCCAGTGGCAGGTACCCAGTACCTGCGTTGTGGCATTACAAGGAAAAAAGAACTGTGTCATTGAATGAAGGAGTTAAACACATAATGAAGCAGTGGAAGGCCCATAAGAAGAAATTAAGATAA